The genomic region CGGCAGCAAGCGGGGATTTTTCGCGATCTGGTGGATTGCCGGGCAATCGCCGACGATAAGGCGCGGCTGGCATGCTATGACGGCAAGGTTGCGGCAATCGCGCAGGCCGCGGACGCCGGGGACGTTGTCGTTGCGGACAAGACCCAGATCAAGGAAGCAAAGCGCGCGCTGTTCGGCTTCGGCAGTGTGCGATTGCCGCTCCTGGGCGGGAGCGACAAAAACGGCGACGCGCCGAGCGAGATCGACGCCAAGATCGTGCGCGTCCGGCAGATCGGCTATCAGAAATGGGAATTCGCGCTCGATAACGACATGACGTGGCGCCAGACCGACGATGAGGCGACTTACCCACGCGCTGGCGATACAGTGACGATCAAGCGCGCAGCGATGGGCAGTTACATGATGAAGGTCGGGCCCAAATTTATTCGCGTGATGCGTACGCAATAGTCGACCATATCATTCGCCCATCGATCACGTCTTAACTTCGCCCATACGCGCCAGTACTTGGTTCGTAGTGCGCAGCAAAGCTCTTTCCTCTTCGTCGAGGAACGGATTCCACACGTCGATAATCATGATTATGCGCGTGTCGTCGCTCTCATTCCATGCCTCATGCTCGATCGTATCGTCGAATGCCCACGCCTCTCCCTCGCGCCACTCGCGCGTCTCCGAACCAACGCGAAAGCCGCACCCCTGTGGAACGATCAGCGGCAGGTGCACCACAGCGCGGATATTGGTCACGCCGTGGTGCGGCGGTATCCGGGTGTGCGGCTTCAGCGTGGAGAACATCACCGTCGGGCCGCGATGCGGGATATCTAGCAGCGGCAGGTCGGCAAGCGCGCTCGCCGTAACCGGGCAACGATCGAGCATATCGCGGATCGGCTCGCCATCCTTCAAAAGGAAAATCGCGCCCCAGTTCAGTGAGCGGTTCAGCGCGTGCCATTGGTTTTCCGGCGTGCCGGGGGCGATGTTGACATAAGGCACATTTGGATCGGCACCTTGGAGAAGGCCGAGAAGTTCGCGCCGAATGTCGTCGGTCGCCTTTTCCAGCTTTTCGAACCAGGGAAATTGTGCGCGATCGAAGAATTGCATCGCCGGCAGATAGGGAAAATGCAGACCAGCAGGTTTGGGATGGTAGATCTTACGCCGCCCCCCCAAAGCCTCCAGCGCATGTTCGAACCGTTGCGAGGCGATCGGGCGGTCGCCGATCTCCGCGCGGATCTCCCGCTCGATGCTCTGGTCTTCGCTGTCGACCAATGCCTTGCCGTGGCGTAAGGCATCGGCGACGCGCGGTGGCAGCGTTTCGAAGGCCGGCGCCGCGTCGTTTAGCGCGCGATAGGCCAGAACAGCTTCGGCCTTGCGATCATGGCGCTCAAACCACTGGGCTTTTTCCAGCAGCGCGACCACGAAATAGGGATCGGCCACCAACGCCCGATCCAGCGCGGCAAGTTCGGCGGCGGAATCGCCCGTCGCCCGCGCCGCGAACGCTAGGTTCAGCCAGATCGGGGGTGCCTGCGGGTCTTGCGCCACGGCCCGCTCGAACATGCGGCGCGCGCCCGCCGCATCACCACCCGAGAGAAGCCGATTGCCGATCATATTCAGCGCGCGAGGATGTTCGGGCGCGATCGCCAATATCCCGCTGAGACAGGCGGTCACTTCCGCATCACGCCCCGCTCTCGCCGCATGTTCGACTTGCTCGAACAAACGCCCGATCCTGGCGGCGGCGGAACCATCGTTCACGGCCTGGACCTCAGCCATCCGGTGATCGAAACCCTCTTTTTTCCAGCCGCCGGACTTACTAGCGAAACGCTATGCGGCACAGGTACGGCGAATATATCCAGCACATTGAACTCCGGGGAAAGCGCACGGGCTTCGCCGCCGTCCGCGCCATGAAACAGCAGCAAACCACCCCATTCCAATCGCCAGAACGGCGTCAGCCCACAAACATAGGCTGCGTGGCGGCTCTTGCCTTCGACCAGATCGTCATGGCCGGTAAGGAAGTCGCCACCCGAAAAGCGGGTGGCCTGAGCATCGGCGAAGTCAATTCGATCCTCGCCAGTGATCCTGCGAAGGAAATTTCGCGCTTCGCCTTGCGATAGCCACAGAGCGAAACGGTTCAACAGATCACCACATTCCGCACGCTCCGCTTCAGCGTCCGGCGTGCGGATCGTTTCATAGCGGAACTGGAAGCCATGCGTGGCGCCCGAATAGACCGCCGCGTCGAGCGCGGCCACGCGCTCCGCATCCATTTGCGCGCGGACATCGGCATCAAGCTCATAGACCTTATCGCCGGCGTTCAGCACCTGGCGCCAATCTGTCCGACCATGTAAATGATCGGAAAGCGGAATGGGGTCGGCAAGAAAATTTCGAATCCGCACGCTTCCGCGCTCGCGATAACAACGCGCGAGCGCGGTAATATCGTGATTACCCAGCACGAAGTCCAGCGATGGGCCCTTCGCCTTCTCCGGCATGCTCACGCGCTCCCCAGCGCCGCGATAAGCGAGATATCTATCAGCCGGCGAGGCCTCGTTCTCGCTCCCATCATTCTGTGACGTAGCTGCATCCACCCCGGGAACATCAATATGCTGCCGGAGCCGGGACGAACGGTAACTTCCGGAGAATAGAGCGCCGCCTGCGGCGCCAAAACGGTTTTGACACGCAACCCGGCCATCTCAATCATCGGCGCCGGGAGACGTGGGTCGAGAAAGACCAGTTCTCCGCCTAACGACTGCTCCGTTCTTCCGGCATAGCCGTCGTCTACAATATGCAGGCATCGCCAGAAAGCTTCGTAATCCGGCCGCAGATCGAGATGCTCGCCATGAGCAATCTCGTAGGCCGAACCTGTGATCCGCCAATCGACAGTCGCAGGATGCCCGTTTGCCCCGGCCGTTCCGCGATCGGCCAGCGCGCGAACATGGCTGGAGAGCACACGCAACGAAGCCGGCCACGCATCCCGCCAATCCACCTTTCGAGGACGACCCGTTCCGCGATCTACAGCAACACCTTCGAAAAGCAGCGCATCGAGCGTGGCGGCAATGCCCACGTCCTCCAATCGATCGATCACCAACGCCGTAGCGAAAAGCGGCTCGGCGTGAATCTGCATCATCGTCTCCATTACTGCGTTCGCGCGATCATGTTGATCGCGATCGAGATGCGCGTTCCTGAGCCATGATAGGGGCGGACCGAATGACCGAGAAATGAGGGAAACCCGATCAACAATCCGCTGAACGGCCTTACCCATGTCTCCTGTTCCTCGACATTGCCGCCGGCGACACGATGGCGAAGGCCCGGCGTCCGCATCCTCAGGAACGGCATGCGGGGATCGACGAACACCAATTCTCCACCCAGCGCGGGATCGGCCGATCCGGCATATCCATCGTCGACGTAATAGACGAACGAAAGATACGAGCCAGGGTGCCAGTGATTTTGATTCGAATCGCCCACACGATTGATATTAGCCCACATTTCCGGTCGCCATGCCACCGACGGGGTTGATCCATCGGAGTTTGCCGTCAACCGACGACACGCCTCCGTCACGATTCGGGCGAGTGAGGCCGCCGCCTCGCCACCCCAGCGCAGCATGTCTATTTCCGACTGCCAGCCGCCGACATTGGATCGGCTCACGCCGTTCTGCCCGGCGCTTCGCTGGACGATCGCCTCGCGCAATGACGCGCTCAACGCGCCGCTATTCGGCACCACGACAGTATAAACCGAGGTCGGAAATACAGAGGCTATGCGCACGCTCGGACCCATCCTTCATTCGTTCGGTTTCCGCCAGCCAAGTGCGTGGAGCGTATCACGTGTGGAAGGAGCGACATTACCGCCCCATATTCCCCGCTACCCGCATCGGGTCGATCCTCTTCCCACGCCACATCATCGCCCAGTGGAGATGTGGCCCCGTCGCGCGCCCCGTCGCGCCGACGCGGCCGATCTCCTGGCCCTGGCGGACGTGATCGCCGACCTTCACCTCGATCCGCGACAGGTGCAGGAAGGCGCTGTTCAGCCCCATGCCGTGATCGAGCATCAGCAGATTGCCCTCCAGCGTGAAGGACGATGACGCGGCCAGGATCACCACGCCGTCCGCCGGGGCGACCACCGGCGCGCCGGCCGGCTTCGCCACATCGACGCCGCCGTGATAGGCACCCGGCTCGCCCCGATAGATGCGCTGCGCGCCGAACAGGCCGGAGATGCGGCCGCTCGCCGGCCAGATGAAGCGCTGACGCCAGCCGTCGGCGTCGGTGCGCATCGCGCGCGCGACCTTGATCTGTTCCAGTTCAGCGGGGCGGCGACGGGCGAATTCGGCGCTCGGCACGGGGACCTTGGCGACGGTGTCGAGCCGTTCGATCCGCCAATCGCCGGGCGCGATGTCGAACTCCCGCGTCGCATGGCGGCCATCGGCGAGTGTCGCGACCAGCGTCGCGCGCGGGCCGGCGTCGCGGTCGAAGGCGATCAGGAAGCGACCGTCGCTCGCCACCTCGATCGGCATCCCGTCGAGCGCCAGCGAAACAGTGCCGGACGGCGCGGTGCCGAGCATCAGCGCGCCTTGCCGCGGCGCACCTGAAAAGGCGCCGAAGGCCGCTGGCGGCAGCGGTCGCGGCGCAGGCGGCGGCGCGGGACGCGGAACAGGCATGGGCGGCGGCGCTTCGCTCGCCGGCGGCACGCAACCCGCCGCCAGCGTCGCGATCAGCGTGATCCCGGCCCACCGCCTCGCACGGCTCATCGCGGCGAGAGCGCCTCGGTCGCCAGCGTCGCGGAGGCGAAGGCGCGCTGCCCCATCACGTCCCAATAACGCAGGTCTTCCAGCGGGATGCGCGCGCCGGAAACCGCGCAGACGACATGATCGCCCGGCGTCAGCACGCGGAAGCCGTTGGCGAGATAATGCAGCCGCGCGGGCCGGTCGGTATTGGACATCAGCATCGGATCACAAACTCATAGAAGGGATGGCTGTTCGGGCGGAGGCGGAGCATAGGTCCGCTGCCGCGCGCCCTCAACCTTCGCGTCGACATTGCCGTCGTGGAAATGGAGCGTCACCGCCCCCGCCGCCCGCACGGCGGCGGCGGTGGTGAGGGTCGCGCCGGCGCGCGCGGTGACGCGGGCATAGCCGCGCTGCAACGGCGCATCCGGGTTCACCGCCGCCAGCAGCCGCCCGAAATCGGCGAGCCGCTGCCGCGCCGCCTCCAGCCGCCGGTCGAGCGTCGCGGGTCGCAGCGCGCCGGCAATACGGTCGAGCTGGCCGCGCGATTGCGTGACGCGGCGCTCCAGCGCGCGATCGGCGCGCTGGCCGGCGTCGTCGAGCCGCTGGCGCTGCGGGCCGAGCAGCCGATCGCGCGTCGGCAGCAGCCGCGCCTGCGCCTCCAGCCGCTCACGTCCGCGCTCGACATAGCGGCGCGCGCAGCGCTCGGCGCGCTGGGCGTGGGCGGCAACCGTAAGACGGATGTCGGCGAGCACCGGCACCGCCAGTTCGGCAGCGGCGGTGGGGGTCGGCGCGCGCAGGTCGGCGGCATGGTCGCAGAGCGTCGTGTCGGTCTCGTGTCCGACCGCCGAGATCGTCGGAATATCGGAGGCCGCGACGGCGCGCACCACCACCTCCTCGTTGAACGCCCAGAGGTCCTCGATCGAACCGCCGCCGCGCGCGACGATGATAAGCTCGGGCCGCAATTCCTCCGCCAGCGCGTTGAAGCCGCGCACCGCCGCCGCCACCTCGTTCGCCGCGCCGTCGCCCTGCACCTTCACCGGCCAGACGAGGACGTGGCTGGGGCAGCGGTCCTCCAGCCGGTGCAGGATATCGCGGATCACCGCGCCGGTCGGCGAGGTGACGACGCCGATGCGGCGCGGCAGGAACGGCAGGCGGCGCTTGCGCTCCTGATCGAACAGCCCCTCCGCCGCCAGCGCGGCGCGGCGCTTCTCCAGCAGCGCCATCAGCGCGCCCGCGCCGGCCAGCTCCATCCGCTCGATGATGATCTGGTATTTGGAGCGGCCGGGATAGGTCGTCAGCCGCCCGGTGGCGATCACCTCGATGCCGTCCTCCGGGCGGAAGGCGAGGCCCGCCGCCTGCCCCTTCCAGATCACCCCGTCGATCACCGCCGCCTCGTCCTTGAGGCAGAGATAGGCGTGGCCGGAGGCGACGCGCTTGTAGCCGGAAATCTCGCCGCGCAGGCGGACATGGCCGAACTCGCCCTCCACCACCCGCTTCAGCCGCTGGGAGAGCTCGCCGACGGAAAGCGCAGGCGCGTTGCTGCCGGGAGCGGCCTCGGCTACCAGCCGGCCCGGCGGATCAAGGAAGGGATCGGACATTGAATGTATTGCTGATCGGCTCTGGTGGACGTGAACATGCGCTGGCGTGGAAGCTGGCGCAATCGCCGAAGCTCGATACCCTGTTCGCCGCTCCCGGCAACCCCGGCATCGCGCGACATGCGACGATCGCCGCGCTCGACGTGACGGATCACCGCGCGGTGATCGATTTCTGCCGCCGCGAGCATATCAAGCTGGTGGTGATCGGGCCGGAGGCGCCGCTGGTCGAGGGGCTGGCCGACAATATCCGCGCGATTGGCGTCCCCGTGTTCGGCCCCGGCCGCGCGGCGGCGCAGCTCGAAGGGTCGAAAGGCTTCACCAAGGACCTGTGCGCGCGCGTCGGCATCCCCACCGCGCGCTATTTCCGCGTGACGAGCCGGGATGGCGCGCTCGCCACGCTCGACGATTTCGGCGAGAAATGCGTCATCAAGGCGGACGGCCTCGCCGCCGGCAAGGGCGTGACGGTGGCGCAGACCCGCGCCGAGGCGGAAGCGGCGATCGCGGCGCTGTTCGCGGACGGCCCGGCCGAAGCGGTGATCGAGGAGATGCTGGAAGGCCCGGAGGCGAGCCTGTTCGTCCTGTCGGACGGCACCGTCACCGCCGCGTTCGGCTCGGCGCAGGACCACAAGCGCGTCGGCGATGGCGATACCGGGCCGAACACCGGCGGCATGGGCGCCTACAGCCCCGCCGCCGTGCTGACGCCGGAGCTGGAGGAGCGCGCGCTGGGCGAGATCGTCCGCCCGACGATCGACGCGCTGGCGGAGGCCGGAACACCCTATGTCGGCGTGCTCTACGCCGGGCTGATGCTGACGGCGGACGGGCCGAAGCTGATCGAATATAACGTCCGCTTCGGCGATCCCGAATGCCAGGTGCTGATGATGCGCTTCGCCGGCGATCTGGTGGAATTGCTGCTGGCGGTGGCGGAGGGGCGGCTTGCGGACCAGCCGGAACCCGCCTTCTCGCCGGAAGTTGCCCTGACGGTGGTGATGGCGGCGAAGGGCTATCCGGGGACGCCCGTCACCGGCGGCGCGATCGGCGGGATCGACGCGGCGGAGGCGACTGGGGCGATCGTGTTCCAGGCCGGTACGAAGGAAGCGGATGGCAGGCTGGTGGCGAGCGGCGGCCGCGTGCTCGCCGTCACCGCGAGCGGGCCGGACGTGAAAAGCGCACAGGCCGCCGCCTATCGCGCGGTCGACGCGATTGACTTCCCGGACGGTTTCTGCCGCCGCGACATCGGCCGGGGCGCGATCTGACCGCTGGACAGGCGCGGGTACGCGAGTAAGGCTCGGCACGGACACGGGAGCACGAGATGGGGTCACGAATGGCAGACACCGGCACGCTGACGACGATCGCGCTCGCGCTGATCGCGGTGGTCGCGGTGCTGACGATCATCGGCATCCTGTGGGGCGCGCATCTGAAACGCCAGCGTGTCGCGGCCGAGCGGATCGAGGAACTGGCCGCCGAGCAGGACCGCAAGGCCGCCGCCCGCACCCGCGCCGCCGCGAAGCCGCCGGTGGACGCCGTGCCACCTGTGCCGCCGCTGCCGGTAGCACCGCCGCCCCCGCCGCTCGCCCCCGAGCCGCCCGCGCCACCGCCGGTCGAGGAGGAAACGGCGTCCGACCCCGCGCCGCTCGCCGACGAGCCGATCGTGGCGGCCGGTCCGCTGGAGGCTTCCCCGGCGGTGGAGGCGTCGTCCACGCCGGCCGCGCCGCCCGAGCCTGAGCCTGAGTCCGAGCCAGCGCGCGAAGGCCCCTCGCCCGCCGACGGCCCGATCACCCAGCTCAAGGGGCTGGGACCGAAGCTGGCCGAGCGGTTGACGGAGCTGGGCATCACCACGGTCGGGCAGCTCGCCGCGCTCGACGCGGCGGAGGCGGAGGCGCTCGACGCGCGGCTCGGCCCGTTCACCGGCCGGATGAAGCGCGATCGCTGGATCGAGCAGGCCCGCTTCCTCGCCGCGGGCGACCGCGCCGGGTTCGAGGCGGCATTCGGGAAGCTGTGAGCCGTCGATCCTCATTGCGCTCGCGCCTTCACCGCCCCACATAGTCGGATAACACACCAACGGGGATTCGATGGCCGATCCATATTCGACGCTGGGTGTCGCGCGCGGCGCTTCCGAGGCGGACATCAAGAAGGCGTATCGCAAGCTCGCGAAGGAGCTGCATCCCGACCGCAACAAGGACAATCCCAAGGCCTCCGAGCGCTTCAGCCAGGTGACGTCCGCTTATGACCTGCTGACCGACAAGGAGAAGCGCGCGCGCTTCGACCGCGGCGAGATCGACGCGGACGGCAATCCCACCTCCCCGTTCGGCGCAGGGTTCGCCGGCGGACGCGGAGGTGCCGGCGGCGGCGGCTTCCGCTCGCAAGGCTTCGAGTTCGGCGGCGACGGCGAAGGCGTCGACATGTCCGACATCTTCGAGGGCCTGTTCGGCGGGCGCGGCGGCGGTGGAGCCGGCGGCGGCGGGTTCGCCAGTGGCTTTGGCCGGCGCCAGCCACCGCCCAAGGGCGCCAACGCCGCCTATCGCCTGCGCGTGCCGTTCGTCGACGCCGCGGCGCTCGCGCCGCAGCGGATAACGCTGGGCGACGGCAAGACGATCGACCTCAAGCTCCCCGCCGGGGTCGAGGACGGGACGCAGATGCGCCTGTCCGGCAAGGGGGAGCCGGGGCCGGGCGGCGCGGGCGACGCGATCGTCACGATCGAGGTGGTGCCGCACCGCTTCTTCACCCGCGACGGCGACGACGTGCGGCTCGACCTGCCCGTCACGCTCGGCGAGGCGGTGCTGGGCGGGCCGGTGAAGGTGCCGACCGTCGAGAAGCCGGTGATGCTCACCGTCCCGGCCGGCTCAAGCTCCGGCAAGGTGCTGCGTCTCAAGGGCAAGGGCTTCCACAAGAAGGGCGGCGGGCGCGGCGACCAGCTCGTCACGCTGATGGTGGACCTGCCGGCGAACGACGCCGCGCTCAGGCAGTTCGTGGAAGGCTGGGACGGCGGCGGGAACCCGCGCGCGGCGATGGGCGTCTGATAACCGGATCCGAAAAAGGGGAGCGCGGTTGGACGATGTCACGAACACGCTGACACCGGAGGCCCGGGCGGAACGCTTCCACGGCGCGCTCGGGGACGAGCTTTCGAGGCTTGAATCGGGCAATCGCGCGCTGGAGGTGCTGAAACGCGCCGCCAATGGCGTCTATACCGTCGGCTTCATGCACGCCGGCAACCTCGCCTATCTGGCGCTGATGGCGGTGTTCCCCTTCTTCATCGTCGCGGCGGCGGTGCTTTCCGCGCTGGGCGAGAACGACCGCATCCAGATGGCAGTCACCTCGTTCCTCCATGTCCTGCCGCCCGACGTATCCGATATCCTGCGCAAGCCGATCCACGACGTGCTGACCGCGCGCACCGGCTCGCTGCTGTGGCTCGGCGCGCTGGTCGGGCTGTGGACGGTCGGCAGCTTCGTCGAGACGATCCGCGAGATTTTCCGCCAGGCCTATGGCACGAAAAGCACGCAGCCGATCTGGCGCGCGCGGCTGGGGCTGTCGTTCGGCATCGTCGTGTCGGTGGTGCTGGCGCTGATCTCGTTCCTCGTGCAGGGCCTGCTCACCGCCGCCGAACAGTTCGTCTATCGCCTCATCCCTTGGGCGCAGGACGTCGCCGGCTGGATCGGGATCAGCCGCGCGATCCCCGGCGTGGTGATGTTCGGCGCGCTGTTCATGCTGTTCTATTTCGTCACCCCGTCGAAATACCGCTACACCGGCAGCCGCAAATGGCCCGGCGCGCTGTTCACCACCGCGTGGTGGATCGGGATGACGGCGGTGCTGCCGCTCGTCCTCGCGCAGTTCGGCGGCTATAGCCTAACCTATGGCGGCCTCGCCGGCGTGGTGGTGACGCTGCTATTCTTCTATCTGATCGGCCTGGGGCTGGTATTCGGCGCGCACCTTAACGCGGCACTGGCGGAACCGCCTGAAACGAGGCTAGAGGACGCGTCCGAGCAAGAAGAAAAGGCGGGACCGTGAGCGGATTGATGGCCGGAAAGCGCGGGCTGATTATGGGCCTCGCAAACGACAAGTCACTGGCGTGGGGGATCGCGAAGAAGTTGAGCGAGGCGGGCGCGGAGCTTGCCTTCAGCTATCAGGGCGCGGCGATGGAAAAGCGGGTGCGCCCGCTGGCCGAGCAGCTCGGCGTGGCGCGGCTGTTCGACTGCGACGTCAGCGACATGGCCGCGCTGGACGCCACCTTCGCCGCGCTGGCGCGGGAGTGGCCGACGATCGATTTTGTCGTCCATGCGATCGGCTTTTCCGACAAGTCCCAGCTTCGCGGCCGCTTCTACGACACGACGCTCGACAATTTCCTGATGACGATGAACGTCTCCGCTTACTCGCTGGTGGCGGTGGCGAAGCGCGCGCGGGAGATGATGCCTGAGGGCGGATCGATCCTGACGCTGACCTATTACGGTGCGGAGAAGGTGATCCCGCATTACAACGTGATGGGCGTCGCCAAGTCCGCGCTGGAGACGAGCGTGAAATATCTCGCGGTCGATCTCGGGCCGGAGAATATCCGCATCAACGCCATCTCCGCCGGCCCGATCCAGACGCTCGCCGCACGCGGGATCGGCGATTTCAACTACATCCTCAAATGGAACGAGCTGAACTCCCCGATGCGCCGCACCGTGACGATCGAGGATGTCGGCGGCGCGGGACTCTATCTGCTCTCCGACCTCGC from Sphingomonas sp. CL5.1 harbors:
- the fabI gene encoding enoyl-ACP reductase FabI, with protein sequence MAGKRGLIMGLANDKSLAWGIAKKLSEAGAELAFSYQGAAMEKRVRPLAEQLGVARLFDCDVSDMAALDATFAALAREWPTIDFVVHAIGFSDKSQLRGRFYDTTLDNFLMTMNVSAYSLVAVAKRAREMMPEGGSILTLTYYGAEKVIPHYNVMGVAKSALETSVKYLAVDLGPENIRINAISAGPIQTLAARGIGDFNYILKWNELNSPMRRTVTIEDVGGAGLYLLSDLASGVTGEIHHVDAGYNVIGMKAEDAPDIALA
- a CDS encoding aspartyl/asparaginyl beta-hydroxylase domain-containing protein, encoding MAEVQAVNDGSAAARIGRLFEQVEHAARAGRDAEVTACLSGILAIAPEHPRALNMIGNRLLSGGDAAGARRMFERAVAQDPQAPPIWLNLAFAARATGDSAAELAALDRALVADPYFVVALLEKAQWFERHDRKAEAVLAYRALNDAAPAFETLPPRVADALRHGKALVDSEDQSIEREIRAEIGDRPIASQRFEHALEALGGRRKIYHPKPAGLHFPYLPAMQFFDRAQFPWFEKLEKATDDIRRELLGLLQGADPNVPYVNIAPGTPENQWHALNRSLNWGAIFLLKDGEPIRDMLDRCPVTASALADLPLLDIPHRGPTVMFSTLKPHTRIPPHHGVTNIRAVVHLPLIVPQGCGFRVGSETREWREGEAWAFDDTIEHEAWNESDDTRIIMIIDVWNPFLDEEERALLRTTNQVLARMGEVKT
- the purD gene encoding phosphoribosylamine--glycine ligase; translation: MNVLLIGSGGREHALAWKLAQSPKLDTLFAAPGNPGIARHATIAALDVTDHRAVIDFCRREHIKLVVIGPEAPLVEGLADNIRAIGVPVFGPGRAAAQLEGSKGFTKDLCARVGIPTARYFRVTSRDGALATLDDFGEKCVIKADGLAAGKGVTVAQTRAEAEAAIAALFADGPAEAVIEEMLEGPEASLFVLSDGTVTAAFGSAQDHKRVGDGDTGPNTGGMGAYSPAAVLTPELEERALGEIVRPTIDALAEAGTPYVGVLYAGLMLTADGPKLIEYNVRFGDPECQVLMMRFAGDLVELLLAVAEGRLADQPEPAFSPEVALTVVMAAKGYPGTPVTGGAIGGIDAAEATGAIVFQAGTKEADGRLVASGGRVLAVTASGPDVKSAQAAAYRAVDAIDFPDGFCRRDIGRGAI
- a CDS encoding M23 family metallopeptidase; translated protein: MSRARRWAGITLIATLAAGCVPPASEAPPPMPVPRPAPPPAPRPLPPAAFGAFSGAPRQGALMLGTAPSGTVSLALDGMPIEVASDGRFLIAFDRDAGPRATLVATLADGRHATREFDIAPGDWRIERLDTVAKVPVPSAEFARRRPAELEQIKVARAMRTDADGWRQRFIWPASGRISGLFGAQRIYRGEPGAYHGGVDVAKPAGAPVVAPADGVVILAASSSFTLEGNLLMLDHGMGLNSAFLHLSRIEVKVGDHVRQGQEIGRVGATGRATGPHLHWAMMWRGKRIDPMRVAGNMGR
- a CDS encoding DnaJ C-terminal domain-containing protein, encoding MADPYSTLGVARGASEADIKKAYRKLAKELHPDRNKDNPKASERFSQVTSAYDLLTDKEKRARFDRGEIDADGNPTSPFGAGFAGGRGGAGGGGFRSQGFEFGGDGEGVDMSDIFEGLFGGRGGGGAGGGGFASGFGRRQPPPKGANAAYRLRVPFVDAAALAPQRITLGDGKTIDLKLPAGVEDGTQMRLSGKGEPGPGGAGDAIVTIEVVPHRFFTRDGDDVRLDLPVTLGEAVLGGPVKVPTVEKPVMLTVPAGSSSGKVLRLKGKGFHKKGGGRGDQLVTLMVDLPANDAALRQFVEGWDGGGNPRAAMGV
- a CDS encoding putative 2OG-Fe(II) oxygenase — its product is MGPSVRIASVFPTSVYTVVVPNSGALSASLREAIVQRSAGQNGVSRSNVGGWQSEIDMLRWGGEAAASLARIVTEACRRLTANSDGSTPSVAWRPEMWANINRVGDSNQNHWHPGSYLSFVYYVDDGYAGSADPALGGELVFVDPRMPFLRMRTPGLRHRVAGGNVEEQETWVRPFSGLLIGFPSFLGHSVRPYHGSGTRISIAINMIARTQ
- a CDS encoding 2OG-Fe(II) oxygenase family protein, whose amino-acid sequence is MPEKAKGPSLDFVLGNHDITALARCYRERGSVRIRNFLADPIPLSDHLHGRTDWRQVLNAGDKVYELDADVRAQMDAERVAALDAAVYSGATHGFQFRYETIRTPDAEAERAECGDLLNRFALWLSQGEARNFLRRITGEDRIDFADAQATRFSGGDFLTGHDDLVEGKSRHAAYVCGLTPFWRLEWGGLLLFHGADGGEARALSPEFNVLDIFAVPVPHSVSLVSPAAGKKRVSITGWLRSRP
- a CDS encoding YihY/virulence factor BrkB family protein, translated to MDDVTNTLTPEARAERFHGALGDELSRLESGNRALEVLKRAANGVYTVGFMHAGNLAYLALMAVFPFFIVAAAVLSALGENDRIQMAVTSFLHVLPPDVSDILRKPIHDVLTARTGSLLWLGALVGLWTVGSFVETIREIFRQAYGTKSTQPIWRARLGLSFGIVVSVVLALISFLVQGLLTAAEQFVYRLIPWAQDVAGWIGISRAIPGVVMFGALFMLFYFVTPSKYRYTGSRKWPGALFTTAWWIGMTAVLPLVLAQFGGYSLTYGGLAGVVVTLLFFYLIGLGLVFGAHLNAALAEPPETRLEDASEQEEKAGP
- a CDS encoding DUF2093 domain-containing protein; protein product: MLMSNTDRPARLHYLANGFRVLTPGDHVVCAVSGARIPLEDLRYWDVMGQRAFASATLATEALSPR
- the xseA gene encoding exodeoxyribonuclease VII large subunit yields the protein MSDPFLDPPGRLVAEAAPGSNAPALSVGELSQRLKRVVEGEFGHVRLRGEISGYKRVASGHAYLCLKDEAAVIDGVIWKGQAAGLAFRPEDGIEVIATGRLTTYPGRSKYQIIIERMELAGAGALMALLEKRRAALAAEGLFDQERKRRLPFLPRRIGVVTSPTGAVIRDILHRLEDRCPSHVLVWPVKVQGDGAANEVAAAVRGFNALAEELRPELIIVARGGGSIEDLWAFNEEVVVRAVAASDIPTISAVGHETDTTLCDHAADLRAPTPTAAAELAVPVLADIRLTVAAHAQRAERCARRYVERGRERLEAQARLLPTRDRLLGPQRQRLDDAGQRADRALERRVTQSRGQLDRIAGALRPATLDRRLEAARQRLADFGRLLAAVNPDAPLQRGYARVTARAGATLTTAAAVRAAGAVTLHFHDGNVDAKVEGARQRTYAPPPPEQPSLL